The nucleotide window CGCCCGAAGAAGTGGGGCGACTGATTGCCTACCGCATGGTATATTCCAAGCATGCCTTGCATGCCGGTAAATGGATCGGCTATCCCGAAACCTTTTTCTGGACAGGCGCCCTGCATTATGCGCAGCTTACCAACGATAAAATGTTACAGGGCTTTTTAGAAAAAAGATTTGAACCCTTGTTTACTACCGAAAAGGAACTGCTGCCCATCAAAAACCATGTGGACCTCAATATGTTTGGCAGCCTGCCCTTGACGCTTTGGCAGCTCACCAAAGACCAGCGGTATTTGAACCTGGGCCTGCCTTACGCACAAACCCAATGGCAGGTGCCGGCTGATGCCAAGCCAGAGGAGAAGGCCTGGGCCGATCAGGGGTATAGCTGGCAAACCCGGCTTTGGATCGATGATATGTACATGATCACCATTGTGCAAACCCAGGCCTATAAGGCTACTGGCAATGCGATATATATTAACCGGGCGGCTAAAGAAATGGCCCTTTACCTTGATGAGCTGCAGCGCCCCAACGGCTTGTTTTACCACGCCCCGGATGTGCCTTTTTACTGGGGGCGTGGCAATGGCTGGATGGCAGCCGGTGTAACCGAGCTATTGCGGTATCTGCCAGCAACCAACCCGCATTATGCCCGTATTATGAAAGGCTACAGGGCCATGATGGCCAGTTTAAAAAACTACCAGCAACCAGGCGGTATGTGGAACCAGCTGATTGATGAGCCCGACTGCTGGGCCGAAACCTCGGGCTCAGCCATGTTTGCCTATGCTTTTATTACCGGGGTAAAAAAGGGATGGCTGGATGCGGCCACCTATGGTCCTGCCGCCCGCAAAGCCTGGATGGCCCTGGTGGGCTATGTCAATGCCCAGGGTGCGGTATCAGAAGTATGCGTGGGCACCAATAAAAAGAACGATAAGCAATACTACTACGATCGTCCCCGCGCCACCGGCGACTACCATGGCCAGGCGCCTTATTTATGGTGTGTAAGGGCGTTGCTGGAGCAATAGGGAGATGCGTTGAACAGATTTAAGGAGTTCTAAGTAATGCATCTGTTTAAAAACTCCTAGTTGATTAGCGCTCCCATTTGCAGAGGGTCTTATGCTGTTGTATAGCACTGTCTAATGTAATCGGAATGATATGGTAATTGCAGTTGCTTAATCCCCGGCATTGATCGGTAAGATGATACCGCTTGCCCAACTGGCTGCCACATACAAATACCGTATTGGTTTCGCAACCTTTAATACTAATGACTAATAATACAAAAAACACTGTTTTCACGTGCTTAAGTTAAAGCGAAAAAGAATAGTTGAAGGAGGTGTTTTTCGATATACAACGGCTAGGCTGCTAATTGGTTTATTGTAGTTTGATCTTTATTGCGAATGACAGGGTTTGCTGCAATGTTTACAGCCATTTACACGAGTGTAGTAACGTTTTGCTTCTGAAACAGCGGCAAAGCAGGATGGATATTCACCCAAATATAATCTGTTTGCTGCCGAAGGAAGCCAACTGCATGTTTGTTCATGTACTTCATGATCTCCGTTGGGTTGCGCTTGTTTGTTAACATAGTAATTTTTATTCATAATCAAAATGTTTTAATGATGAATCGAAAATAGCATACGTTAAAAGCTGTTTTTTACGGAAATCCGTCGCGAAGTATAATTTAAAAAAAAAATAAATGCAGTTATACAACGAAAGATACTAAAATATTGGGTGTTGACGATATACTGAGATTTAGTATTAAATAATACCCATTTTAATACAGTGCGCTATTAGCTGCTCGTTGGTGGAAAAGTCGAATGCCTCTTTCATCAATTTTAGTCGTTTTTCAATACTGCTTTTGCCAGCTGGCTGCATATTATTTTCACTTAAATAATCCGAAATCTCTTGCTGTCGTTTACCTTCGGTCATCTGGGTTATTATAGCAATATCAGTTTCGGTAAATTCATAAGCATTTTTTTGTTTTGCCTGCCGTATCAACTCTACCGGGAAATGTCGTTGGTTATTAATAATCTTTTCTATGGCCTTCTTAAGTTCTTCAATGTCACTTCGTCCCTTTGATACATACCCATCAATATCCTGTTTTTTAAACAATATTTCTATAACT belongs to Niabella yanshanensis and includes:
- a CDS encoding helix-turn-helix domain-containing protein codes for the protein MIKKVLIAEDYQSANISVQKTLEAFGVLDPDYVYHCDDALQKIQMALKAGTSYDLLITDLSFDQDHRQQKISTGEALIAAVRKAQPDLKILVFSATGKPSVIEILFKKQDIDGYVSKGRSDIEELKKAIEKIINNQRHFPVELIRQAKQKNAYEFTETDIAIITQMTEGKRQQEISDYLSENNMQPAGKSSIEKRLKLMKEAFDFSTNEQLIAHCIKMGII
- a CDS encoding glycoside hydrolase family 88/105 protein, encoding MYKRSIIFLMMWLPALFAGAQKNFLTGFPKGYTPEEVGRLIAYRMVYSKHALHAGKWIGYPETFFWTGALHYAQLTNDKMLQGFLEKRFEPLFTTEKELLPIKNHVDLNMFGSLPLTLWQLTKDQRYLNLGLPYAQTQWQVPADAKPEEKAWADQGYSWQTRLWIDDMYMITIVQTQAYKATGNAIYINRAAKEMALYLDELQRPNGLFYHAPDVPFYWGRGNGWMAAGVTELLRYLPATNPHYARIMKGYRAMMASLKNYQQPGGMWNQLIDEPDCWAETSGSAMFAYAFITGVKKGWLDAATYGPAARKAWMALVGYVNAQGAVSEVCVGTNKKNDKQYYYDRPRATGDYHGQAPYLWCVRALLEQ